The Elaeis guineensis isolate ETL-2024a chromosome 12, EG11, whole genome shotgun sequence sequence AATGGAGAGCCTGTTCAAATTCCACCCGGGTGCTTGCTTGCTTATAGTCTCCAGCACCATGGACTCCCCCAGGGGTGCTAGGCTGCTGAAGCCCTTCAAACAGATGGGCTTCAGGGTGGCGGCAATGTCGCCGGACTTCGACCTTCTCTTCAAGAGCACACCTGCCAGGGCCTGGTTCAAGCTTCTCCGGAAAGGTGAGATTGATCCCGGGGAGGTGGCACTCGGGCAGAACCTCTCTAACCTGCTCCGGCTTGCAGTCCTCTACAAATTTGGAGGAATTTACATTGACACTGATGTTCTAGTGATGAAGAGCTTCTTGGGTCTTAAGAATGTCATCGGAGCTCAGGCGGTGGATGCCGAGACAGGGAATTGGAGCCGGTTGAACAATGCTGTGATGATATTTGACAGGAGGCATCCTCTTCTGTATAAATTCATCGAGGAGTTTGTGCTGACCTTCGATGGGAACAAGTGGGGGCACAATGGACCGTACCTTGTTTCGAGGGTGGTCTCGAGGGTGATCGGAAGGCCTGGTTTCATGTTCACGGTGCTGCCGCCGGTGGCATTCTATCCAGTGGATTGGAATAGGATAGAAGGGCTGTTTCAGGGGCCACAGGGTGGGAACCACTCAAAGTGGGTGATGGCCAAACTTGATACAATTTGGGAGGAGAGCTTTGCTGTGCACCTACGGAACAAGCAGAGTAGAGGGatgaaggttgaggagaagagtGCCATTGCAAGAATAATGTTGGATTGCTGCGTTTTCTGCAATTTTGCAGTGTCTGCGCTGTAAATAGTAAGGAGCAGGAAGAAGTTGTTCAGATGTGCCAACATCGAATGCCAATATTTACCACAGCTTGTTGTCATGGAACATCTAAGTCCATTCCATGGCTGCAGTGTCTAAAGGAGAGATATGGTTGTAAGAAAAATATTCTATCTTTTCCTTTTCTCCttccttttcctttccttttattATGTCAATCACCTTCTGTTAATGGTGACATTATCACAACCTCCTTGGTATAATGGGTATGTTTGTGCAATAACAGTATAAGGTTGTGGTTTGTACTCTTGTGCTGTCGAAACATTGTTTGTGTATGGGCCTGATTCTGCTTAACAAGTTTGCATTGCAATTCAGGATTTTTAATTGCTGCCTGTTTATGATGTGTGCATGTTCTTCAATGAACTTAGAATCTGATTGTCTATGGCAGAATATGGATTTCTACCACCCATGTCATTCAGAACTTAACATATCAGAATACCATTTAATTGTTGGAAAGTCAGAATAAAATGTTTCGATCGAATGTTGTTTCTCAAAAGTTTTATCTGATTGTTTGATCATACTTGGTTTCATGTTCTAGACTACCTCCTGGTCTGTTCAATGAAAATAACCTCCCTAATTATATCAATGATTTCTGAACCTTTGAAAAATGTCCTTCCTTTGTTAGCTGACATAGTTTTTTCTCATGAAAGAAGATCTGAAAGAAGATGCTATAGTCCATTGTTGACATTTGATCAATCATTTGTGTTCTCTCACTTTTTATTCATCTAAAATCATGTCCTTTGCGGACAAAAATAACCCAAAAAAAATTGTGTTTGTCTGGTCATGATTATCTTATCTTGACTGGTTTATCTTTCCTTTGGGTAAAAGTTTGTGAAATAACACTTGAAACTGTGATGCTTCTTGTGATTTCAATACATTTCAGTCTGCATGAAACTGGACAATCACCCTTTGTCAGTGTTG is a genomic window containing:
- the LOC105055492 gene encoding uncharacterized protein isoform X1, whose translation is MPRQRRRLSLLLFFIPTSLFALALLHLSGDGAAAFSRAATPIQEANPAAMLALREEVSLPKPKSHHELRLLENASDGLEPSSVSVPKGTNWSEARSLLRRLHSNARSRRFSARAYEFFHGYPPVRSNPSCKVRFFMTWISSLDAFGRRELLSMESLFKFHPGACLLIVSSTMDSPRGARLLKPFKQMGFRVAAMSPDFDLLFKSTPARAWFKLLRKGEIDPGEVALGQNLSNLLRLAVLYKFGGIYIDTDVLVMKSFLGLKNVIGAQAVDAETGNWSRLNNAVMIFDRRHPLLYKFIEEFVLTFDGNKWGHNGPYLVSRVVSRVIGRPGFMFTVLPPVAFYPVDWNRIEGLFQGPQGGNHSKWVMAKLDTIWEESFAVHLRNKQSRGMKVEEKSAIARIMLDCCVFCNFAVSAL
- the LOC105055492 gene encoding uncharacterized protein isoform X2, whose product is MPRQRRRLSLLLFFIPTSLFALALLHLSGDGAAAFSRAATPIQEANPAAMLALREEVSLPKPKSHHELRLLENASDGLEPSSVSVPKGTNWSEARELLSMESLFKFHPGACLLIVSSTMDSPRGARLLKPFKQMGFRVAAMSPDFDLLFKSTPARAWFKLLRKGEIDPGEVALGQNLSNLLRLAVLYKFGGIYIDTDVLVMKSFLGLKNVIGAQAVDAETGNWSRLNNAVMIFDRRHPLLYKFIEEFVLTFDGNKWGHNGPYLVSRVVSRVIGRPGFMFTVLPPVAFYPVDWNRIEGLFQGPQGGNHSKWVMAKLDTIWEESFAVHLRNKQSRGMKVEEKSAIARIMLDCCVFCNFAVSAL